One genomic region from Rhizomicrobium palustre encodes:
- a CDS encoding TrmJ/YjtD family RNA methyltransferase, translating to MNDSMTTPAVILCRPQLGENIGAAARAMNNFGLTDLRLVAPRDPWPNEKAYAMAVTARPILDEAKLYDTLHDALADLNVVYATTARDRGITKEIITPVEAAKRLRKARPGDKTGLLFGNERAGLENDDVSLADCVITIPTAEFASLNLGQAVLLCCYEYFKAEDDTPRARVEHGPMHRKPTREELFQLFEHLEGELTRSGFLFPPDKVGHMTRAIRATVHRAKLTYQEVQTLRGMIVALAKGKHRVVKD from the coding sequence GTGAATGATTCGATGACCACCCCTGCCGTTATCCTTTGCCGTCCCCAGCTCGGGGAAAATATCGGGGCTGCGGCCCGCGCCATGAATAATTTCGGCCTGACCGATCTGCGCCTCGTCGCCCCGCGCGATCCCTGGCCGAACGAGAAGGCCTATGCCATGGCGGTGACGGCGCGCCCGATCCTGGACGAAGCCAAGCTCTACGATACGCTGCATGACGCGCTGGCCGACCTCAATGTGGTCTATGCCACCACGGCGCGCGACCGGGGCATCACCAAGGAAATCATCACGCCGGTGGAAGCCGCCAAACGCCTTCGCAAGGCGCGGCCCGGCGACAAGACCGGGCTTCTTTTCGGGAATGAGCGCGCCGGGCTTGAGAATGACGATGTCTCGCTCGCCGATTGTGTCATCACCATTCCGACGGCGGAGTTCGCCTCGCTGAATCTCGGCCAGGCGGTGCTTTTGTGCTGCTATGAATATTTCAAGGCCGAGGACGACACGCCCAGGGCCCGCGTCGAGCATGGACCGATGCATCGCAAGCCCACGCGCGAGGAGCTGTTCCAGCTTTTCGAGCATCTAGAAGGCGAGTTGACCCGTTCTGGCTTCCTTTTCCCGCCGGACAAGGTGGGCCATATGACCCGCGCCATCCGCGCCACCGTCCACCGCGCCAAGCTCACCTATCAAGAGGTGCAAACCCTGCGCGGCATGATCGTGGCCCTCGCCAAAGGCAAGCATCGGGTCGTGAAAGATTAG
- a CDS encoding competence/damage-inducible protein A, which translates to MTANPTAAILVIGNEILSGRTQDTNSNALARFLAPLGVALKEIRVVGDEEGEIIAAVNALRARYTYLFTTGGIGPTHDDITADAIAKAFGVGIDLHPEAFAALAARYAERGEAFNPMRQRMARIPLGASLIRNPVSIAPGFQLENVFVMAGVPSVMKAMLEDVAPRLRRGAVVGAVAVEAAVAEGDIAEGLALLQQEHPKVAIGSYPYYRPEGYGVQLVARGTDANELETVALGLNALLAKAGGTPKRL; encoded by the coding sequence ATGACCGCAAACCCCACCGCCGCCATCCTTGTTATCGGCAACGAGATTCTCTCCGGCCGCACCCAGGATACCAATTCCAACGCCCTGGCGCGGTTCTTGGCGCCGCTGGGGGTGGCACTGAAGGAAATCCGGGTTGTGGGCGATGAGGAGGGCGAGATCATCGCGGCGGTGAACGCGCTGCGCGCCCGTTACACCTACCTCTTCACCACCGGCGGCATTGGCCCGACGCATGACGACATCACCGCCGATGCCATCGCCAAGGCCTTCGGGGTTGGTATTGATCTTCACCCCGAAGCCTTCGCGGCCCTGGCGGCGCGCTATGCCGAGCGGGGCGAGGCGTTCAACCCGATGCGCCAAAGGATGGCGCGCATCCCCTTGGGCGCCAGCCTGATCAGGAACCCCGTTTCCATCGCGCCGGGTTTTCAGCTCGAGAACGTCTTTGTCATGGCCGGGGTGCCCTCGGTCATGAAGGCGATGCTGGAGGATGTCGCCCCGCGTCTGCGGCGTGGTGCGGTGGTCGGCGCGGTGGCGGTGGAAGCTGCGGTGGCGGAAGGCGACATCGCCGAAGGCCTGGCGCTCCTGCAGCAGGAACACCCCAAAGTTGCCATCGGCTCCTACCCCTATTACCGGCCCGAAGGCTATGGCGTGCAGCTTGTGGCGCGCGGCACCGATGCCAATGAGCTGGAAACCGTCGCCCTGGGGCTCAACGCGCTGCTGGCCAAGGCGGGCGGGACGCCCAAACGGCTCTAA
- a CDS encoding anaerobic ribonucleoside-triphosphate reductase activating protein, with protein sequence MRVGGLQPWSTCDWPGELVATVFTQGCSWACPYCHNPDLRCPKGDGRVAWSEVISFLTHRRGLLDGVVISGGEPLLQGNLCDAASEIKKLGFKLGLHTGGSVPERFAAVLPLLDWVGFDIKAPFDEYESITGVPGSGAVAKESLALLLKSGVPHQLRTTVHPKLLDDAAIERLNADLAALGCGPTLIQEFRKEGVADTGL encoded by the coding sequence TTGCGTGTAGGTGGATTGCAGCCTTGGTCGACCTGCGACTGGCCAGGAGAGCTGGTCGCGACGGTTTTCACCCAAGGCTGCTCCTGGGCTTGCCCCTATTGCCATAACCCTGACCTTCGCTGCCCCAAAGGCGATGGCCGCGTTGCGTGGAGCGAAGTGATCAGCTTCCTCACCCACCGGCGCGGACTTCTGGATGGGGTGGTGATTTCGGGCGGCGAACCGTTGCTGCAAGGAAATCTCTGCGACGCGGCAAGCGAAATCAAAAAGCTCGGCTTCAAGCTCGGGCTTCATACCGGCGGCTCGGTGCCGGAACGCTTCGCCGCCGTGCTGCCGCTTCTGGATTGGGTCGGCTTTGATATCAAAGCGCCATTCGACGAATATGAAAGCATCACCGGTGTGCCGGGCTCGGGCGCGGTGGCGAAAGAAAGTCTGGCCCTGCTGCTCAAGAGCGGTGTGCCGCATCAATTGCGTACCACTGTGCATCCCAAGCTTTTGGACGATGCGGCCATAGAACGGCTCAACGCCGATCTCGCCGCGCTCGGCTGCGGCCCGACGCTGATTCAAGAATTCCGCAAAGAAGGCGTGGCGGATACGGGGCTTTAA
- the nrdD gene encoding anaerobic ribonucleoside-triphosphate reductase has product MNQQVSVSDLDASLILKDEERQPCEVWTRVMGYHRPIASFNRGKRGEFAERKYFVETKCGCA; this is encoded by the coding sequence ATGAACCAGCAGGTTTCCGTTTCCGATCTCGATGCTTCTTTGATCCTGAAGGATGAAGAGCGCCAGCCCTGCGAAGTGTGGACGCGCGTGATGGGCTATCACCGCCCCATCGCCTCTTTTAACCGCGGCAAGCGCGGTGAGTTCGCCGAGCGCAAGTATTTCGTCGAAACGAAATGCGGCTGTGCGTGA
- the map gene encoding type I methionyl aminopeptidase produces the protein MQVSEIFEAARKAHFAVALHTEKDFEGMRRAGRLAAEVLDLLVPEVKPGVTTAYLDKLAFDYILAHGAVPACLGYRGYKHTLCTSINHVVCHGIPADRPLKDGDIVNIDVTVILDGWHGDTSRMYLVGDVKRKAARLVDITYESLMRGIAAIKPGATTGDIGHAIQSYVEDEEHCSVVRDFCGHGLGQAFHALPNIVHYGKPGHGIQLKPGMFFTVEPMINLGGYGVKVLSDGWTAVTRDRSLSAQFEHAVGVTETGVEIFTLSPKGYHKPPYV, from the coding sequence ATGCAAGTTTCCGAGATTTTCGAAGCCGCCCGCAAAGCTCATTTCGCCGTCGCGCTCCACACCGAGAAGGATTTTGAAGGCATGCGCCGCGCCGGAAGGCTGGCGGCGGAAGTACTCGACCTCTTGGTGCCGGAAGTGAAGCCGGGCGTGACCACAGCCTATCTCGACAAGCTCGCCTTCGATTACATCCTGGCGCATGGCGCGGTGCCGGCCTGCCTTGGCTATCGCGGTTACAAGCATACGCTCTGTACCTCGATCAATCATGTGGTCTGCCACGGCATTCCCGCTGACCGCCCGCTCAAGGATGGCGATATTGTCAACATCGACGTCACCGTCATTCTGGATGGCTGGCACGGCGATACGAGCCGCATGTATCTCGTCGGCGATGTGAAGCGCAAAGCGGCGCGGCTTGTCGACATCACCTATGAATCCCTGATGCGCGGCATCGCCGCCATCAAGCCCGGCGCCACCACCGGCGATATCGGCCACGCCATCCAATCCTATGTCGAGGATGAGGAGCATTGCAGCGTAGTGCGCGATTTCTGCGGCCATGGTCTGGGCCAAGCCTTCCATGCCCTGCCCAACATCGTCCATTACGGCAAGCCCGGCCACGGCATCCAGCTTAAGCCCGGCATGTTCTTCACCGTGGAGCCGATGATCAATCTTGGCGGCTATGGCGTGAAGGTACTCTCGGATGGCTGGACCGCGGTGACGCGGGACCGCTCGCTCTCGGCGCAGTTCGAACATGCCGTAGGCGTGACCGAGACCGGGGTGGAGATCTTCACCCTCTCGCCCAAGGGCTATCACAAGCCGCCTTATGTTTAA
- a CDS encoding ABC transporter permease subunit yields the protein MTTPSSLFTHLIRGLGWLGLALILVVIFLSDFLAHAPAGATLAGAELLPPSPGHPFGTDVLGRDVLSETVHGLHQTGKQALAAAVIAIFAGGFFGVMAARLPRALALSLRGLIGVFASVPALLLTMVFVGLAGHDMLAYAAGLAVAPLGFLRGFDSVDLSSAHAKYARATGISGLTLLRRDLTYDFQHILPQVVARALAAVTILVSTASFLGFGASPPARDLGLIIAAAKASYLTEWWTALFPAAVLVLFVLCARLAAGLEEGERA from the coding sequence GTGACCACCCCCTCGAGCCTTTTCACCCATCTGATACGCGGCCTGGGCTGGCTTGGGCTGGCGCTAATCTTGGTCGTGATCTTCCTCAGCGATTTCCTCGCCCATGCCCCGGCGGGCGCGACCCTTGCCGGTGCTGAGCTTCTGCCCCCTTCGCCCGGCCATCCCTTTGGCACCGATGTTTTGGGCCGCGATGTCTTGAGCGAGACGGTGCATGGCCTGCATCAGACCGGCAAACAGGCGCTCGCGGCGGCGGTGATCGCGATTTTCGCAGGCGGCTTTTTCGGGGTGATGGCCGCGCGGCTGCCACGGGCGCTGGCGCTTTCTTTGCGCGGACTGATCGGGGTCTTCGCCTCGGTGCCGGCGTTGCTTTTGACCATGGTCTTCGTTGGGCTCGCCGGTCATGACATGCTGGCCTATGCGGCGGGCCTTGCGGTGGCGCCTTTGGGTTTCCTGCGCGGCTTCGATTCCGTCGATCTCTCCTCAGCGCACGCCAAATATGCACGGGCGACGGGGATTTCGGGCCTCACCTTGTTGCGGCGCGACCTCACTTACGATTTCCAGCACATCCTGCCCCAGGTCGTGGCGCGCGCCCTCGCCGCCGTGACGATCCTGGTCTCCACCGCGAGCTTTCTCGGCTTCGGGGCGAGCCCGCCCGCGCGCGATCTTGGCCTCATCATCGCGGCCGCCAAGGCGAGCTATCTTACCGAGTGGTGGACGGCGTTGTTCCCGGCGGCGGTGCTGGTCTTGTTCGTGCTCTGCGCCCGGCTGGCCGCGGGTCTTGAAGAAGGCGAGCGGGCATGA
- a CDS encoding ABC transporter permease subunit, with product MKRFLARQAVQLVVGLSGAALAAIALSAIASPHQRNLPGFLAALGTRLVEISHGDFGKSAITGAPVLSDAAAHLPPTLALIGSGAAIALAVGLPLGLLFAFGSIRKVTAPFLQILTATPVFCAGLGLAWAAASFLHWPVSINGFGRGENELLLAVPPIAMVGLAGAAAVQLALRQAAAKSSGEAFRPALKRLGLGAMEIEVLYVLPQILGGLLARAGDIALSLVSAAVVAEWVFHRQGAADLFVKSVALADWTMAAVILFVFAALTILATFAGRIAGYVLAREAVA from the coding sequence ATGAAGCGGTTCTTGGCGCGGCAAGCCGTGCAATTGGTGGTGGGATTGAGCGGGGCGGCATTGGCCGCCATCGCCCTGTCCGCTATCGCTTCGCCGCACCAACGCAATTTACCCGGCTTTCTGGCCGCTTTGGGCACTCGCTTGGTCGAAATCTCACATGGCGATTTCGGCAAAAGCGCCATCACCGGCGCGCCGGTGCTGAGTGATGCCGCCGCCCATCTGCCACCAACGCTGGCGCTGATCGGAAGCGGGGCTGCCATTGCCCTTGCCGTCGGCCTGCCTTTGGGACTGCTCTTTGCTTTTGGCTCGATCCGCAAGGTGACCGCGCCCTTCCTACAAATTCTGACGGCAACGCCGGTGTTTTGCGCGGGGCTGGGGCTCGCTTGGGCGGCGGCGAGCTTTCTGCATTGGCCCGTGAGCATCAATGGCTTCGGGCGGGGGGAGAACGAGCTTCTTCTGGCCGTGCCGCCTATCGCGATGGTGGGGCTGGCGGGCGCCGCCGCGGTACAGCTCGCCTTGCGGCAGGCCGCTGCCAAATCCAGCGGTGAAGCCTTCCGCCCCGCACTGAAAAGACTGGGCCTCGGCGCGATGGAAATCGAAGTTCTTTATGTGCTGCCGCAAATCCTGGGCGGACTTCTGGCCCGGGCCGGAGACATAGCGCTGTCGCTGGTCTCTGCCGCGGTGGTGGCCGAATGGGTGTTTCATCGCCAAGGCGCCGCCGATCTCTTCGTCAAATCCGTAGCGCTGGCCGATTGGACCATGGCGGCGGTGATCCTTTTCGTCTTCGCCGCCCTGACCATCCTTGCCACCTTCGCGGGCCGGATCGCGGGCTATGTTCTGGCGCGGGAGGCCGTGGCGTGA
- the radC gene encoding RadC family protein, with protein sequence MGLKPAEELVPHFHGHRERLRERFAAGGADAMPDYELLELVLFAAIPRKDVKPLAKALIARFGSFAEAIAAPRERILEIDGATQSVATQMKIIEAAALRLSKTKLLGKPALTSWAALLDYCAAAMARSQREEFRVLFLDRKNSLITDEVQSTGTIDHTPVYPREIVKRALEVGATAIILVHNHPSGDPTPSKADIAMTREVVDAAKALRIVVHDHLIVGRSGTASFKALGLL encoded by the coding sequence ATGGGCTTGAAACCTGCCGAAGAGTTGGTGCCGCATTTCCATGGGCATCGCGAGCGTCTGCGCGAACGCTTCGCTGCGGGTGGCGCCGACGCCATGCCCGATTACGAACTTCTGGAACTGGTCCTCTTCGCCGCTATTCCGCGCAAAGACGTCAAGCCGCTGGCCAAAGCCCTGATCGCCCGTTTCGGCAGCTTTGCCGAGGCGATTGCCGCGCCGCGCGAGCGTATTCTGGAAATAGACGGCGCCACCCAATCCGTCGCCACCCAGATGAAGATCATCGAAGCCGCCGCCTTGCGCCTTTCCAAAACCAAGCTTCTGGGCAAGCCCGCGCTGACAAGCTGGGCAGCGCTTCTGGATTACTGCGCGGCGGCGATGGCGCGCTCGCAGCGCGAGGAATTCCGGGTGCTGTTCCTCGACCGCAAAAACAGCCTGATCACCGACGAGGTGCAATCGACCGGCACCATCGATCACACCCCGGTCTATCCGCGCGAGATTGTCAAACGGGCGTTGGAAGTTGGGGCCACCGCCATCATCCTGGTCCACAACCACCCCTCGGGCGATCCCACCCCCTCCAAAGCCGATATCGCCATGACCCGCGAGGTGGTGGATGCCGCCAAAGCCTTGCGGATTGTGGTGCATGACCACCTGATTGTCGGGCGCAGCGGCACGGCCAGCTTCAAAGCTTTGGGATTGCTTTAG
- a CDS encoding sulfotransferase produces the protein MSEASSKKISAILAGEAHALLRANRFAEAETRFRQAVAQDGADFALRYNFGVLLLKTRRPGEALIHLEAATRLNPKAPEAYRALAGAHFALARPDGAIAALKCFVALEPSDQAAMHELIRLLMQEERREEAADVLRAAREQTPRQAFLPLMLANVLRVIGKLSEARAVLEEDARTGAEFYLLADLKRFAPGDPVLAVMERYLQTATEGEDIALTKFALAKAYGDIGAPEKGFTLLGEANRFMRRRTSYREAQNMGHYARTRSAFTPSLMAQKRGIGSDSEAPIFILGMPRSGTTLVEQILASHKDVAGASENGVLPPLVTRFIPRFPEGVAGVGDLKYFAAEYLKGMGRLLEGKVRVTDKSLDSVFYAGLLHLAFPRARFIWVQRDPIDTCLSCYGRRFVQGVQYAYDLGELGRAFHAYEGLMEHWQSLLPPEILLRVRYEEVVADLEGQARRMLDHCGLEFDPACLAFHSSARPVFTASAAQVRQPLYKTSVGRWRPSDAELRPLLYGLGLMKGA, from the coding sequence GTGAGCGAAGCTTCCTCTAAGAAAATCAGCGCTATATTGGCCGGTGAGGCACATGCGCTGTTGCGCGCCAACCGCTTCGCCGAAGCGGAGACGCGTTTTCGCCAAGCTGTGGCGCAAGACGGCGCCGATTTCGCCCTGCGCTATAATTTCGGTGTGCTGCTGTTAAAGACGCGCCGCCCCGGGGAAGCCCTCATCCATCTCGAAGCCGCCACACGGCTAAATCCCAAAGCGCCTGAGGCCTATCGCGCGCTCGCGGGCGCGCATTTTGCCTTGGCACGGCCCGATGGCGCCATCGCCGCCTTAAAATGCTTCGTGGCGCTGGAGCCGTCAGATCAGGCGGCAATGCATGAATTGATCCGCCTCTTGATGCAGGAGGAACGCCGCGAGGAAGCCGCCGATGTGCTGCGCGCCGCGCGGGAGCAAACGCCTAGGCAGGCTTTTCTGCCGCTGATGCTCGCCAATGTGCTGCGGGTGATTGGAAAGCTCTCCGAAGCGCGGGCGGTGTTGGAGGAAGATGCCAGAACAGGCGCGGAATTCTATCTTCTCGCCGATCTTAAGCGTTTCGCCCCGGGCGATCCGGTCCTCGCGGTGATGGAGCGCTATCTTCAAACAGCCACAGAGGGCGAAGACATCGCGCTCACCAAATTCGCGCTCGCCAAAGCCTATGGCGATATCGGCGCGCCCGAGAAAGGTTTCACGCTCCTGGGCGAGGCCAACCGTTTCATGCGCCGCCGCACCTCCTATCGCGAAGCGCAGAACATGGGGCATTACGCGCGCACCCGGTCCGCTTTCACGCCCTCTTTAATGGCGCAGAAGCGTGGCATCGGCAGCGATAGCGAAGCGCCGATCTTTATTCTCGGCATGCCCCGCTCCGGCACTACCCTGGTGGAGCAGATTCTCGCGAGCCATAAGGATGTCGCGGGCGCGAGCGAGAATGGTGTCTTGCCGCCTTTGGTGACCCGCTTCATTCCGCGCTTTCCGGAAGGCGTCGCGGGCGTTGGTGATCTCAAATATTTCGCGGCGGAATATCTGAAGGGCATGGGGCGGCTGCTTGAAGGCAAGGTCCGTGTCACCGACAAATCCCTCGATAGCGTGTTCTATGCGGGGCTGTTGCACCTTGCCTTTCCGCGCGCGCGCTTCATCTGGGTGCAGCGCGATCCCATTGATACCTGTCTTTCCTGCTATGGGCGGCGTTTCGTGCAGGGTGTTCAATACGCCTATGACCTTGGCGAGCTTGGCCGCGCCTTCCACGCCTATGAGGGGCTGATGGAGCATTGGCAATCGCTGCTGCCGCCCGAGATCCTGCTCAGGGTGCGCTACGAAGAGGTGGTGGCTGATCTGGAGGGGCAGGCGCGGCGCATGCTGGATCATTGCGGCCTTGAGTTTGATCCTGCCTGTCTCGCCTTCCACAGCTCTGCGCGCCCGGTCTTCACCGCCAGCGCCGCGCAAGTGCGCCAGCCGCTTTACAAGACCTCGGTCGGCCGCTGGCGCCCATCAGACGCTGAACTCCGTCCGCTGCTCTATGGGCTGGGGCTGATGAAAGGGGCTTAA
- a CDS encoding NADP-dependent isocitrate dehydrogenase: MSKIKVANPVVELDGDEMTRIIWDLIKKKLILPYLDVNLEYYDLSVEHRDATEDKVTVDSAEAIKRHGVGVKCATITPDEARVEEFKLKKMWKSPNGTIRNILGGVIFREPIICKNVPRLVPGWTQPIVIGRHAFGDQYRATDFKFPGKGTLSMKFVGEDGQVIEHEVFKAPGAGVAMGMYNLDESIRDFARASMNYALNRGYPLYLSTKNTILKAYDGRFKDLFQEVFDKEFAEIYKSKGLTYEHRLIDDMVASALKWSGGYVWACKNYDGDVQSDTVAQGFGSLGLMTSVLMTPDGQIVEAEAAHGTVTRHYREHQKGKPTSTNSIASIFAWTRGLAHRAKLDGNSALAEFSHNLEKVCIDTVEAGFMTKDLALLVGPDQKWLTTEGFLDKVDENLKAAMAK, translated from the coding sequence ATGAGCAAGATCAAGGTAGCAAACCCGGTCGTCGAACTCGACGGCGATGAGATGACCCGCATCATCTGGGATCTGATCAAGAAGAAGCTGATCCTGCCTTATCTGGATGTGAACCTCGAATATTACGACCTCTCGGTCGAGCATCGCGACGCCACCGAGGACAAGGTGACGGTGGATTCGGCGGAAGCCATCAAGCGCCATGGCGTCGGCGTCAAATGCGCCACCATCACGCCGGACGAAGCCCGCGTTGAGGAATTCAAGCTCAAGAAGATGTGGAAGAGCCCGAACGGCACCATCCGCAACATTTTGGGCGGCGTGATCTTCCGTGAGCCGATCATCTGCAAGAACGTGCCGCGTCTGGTGCCGGGCTGGACCCAGCCCATCGTCATCGGCCGTCATGCCTTCGGCGATCAGTATCGCGCCACCGATTTCAAATTCCCCGGCAAGGGCACGCTGTCGATGAAGTTCGTCGGCGAAGACGGCCAAGTGATCGAGCATGAAGTCTTCAAGGCGCCGGGCGCGGGCGTCGCCATGGGCATGTACAATCTCGATGAATCGATCCGCGATTTCGCTCGCGCCTCGATGAACTATGCCCTCAACCGCGGCTATCCGCTCTATCTCTCCACCAAGAACACCATCCTCAAAGCCTATGACGGCCGCTTCAAGGATCTGTTCCAGGAAGTCTTCGATAAGGAATTCGCGGAGATCTACAAGTCCAAGGGCCTCACCTATGAACATCGCCTGATCGACGACATGGTGGCTTCGGCCCTGAAGTGGTCCGGCGGTTATGTCTGGGCCTGCAAGAACTATGATGGCGACGTGCAGTCCGACACGGTGGCGCAGGGCTTTGGCTCCTTGGGCCTGATGACCTCCGTGCTGATGACGCCCGATGGCCAGATCGTGGAAGCCGAAGCCGCGCACGGCACGGTGACCCGTCACTATCGCGAGCATCAGAAGGGCAAGCCCACCTCGACCAACTCCATCGCCTCCATTTTCGCCTGGACGCGCGGCCTTGCGCATCGTGCGAAACTCGACGGCAATTCGGCCCTGGCCGAGTTCAGCCACAACCTCGAGAAGGTCTGCATCGACACGGTGGAAGCGGGCTTCATGACCAAGGATCTCGCGCTCCTGGTCGGCCCCGATCAGAAATGGCTGACCACTGAAGGCTTCCTCGACAAGGTCGATGAAAACCTCAAAGCCGCGATGGCGAAGTAA
- a CDS encoding ATP-binding cassette domain-containing protein, which yields MMERGLVLELHGIGLSQGATTHLDRISLSLAAGERLIVLGETGSGREALMRVLGGFPEKGDVITGTIRYAGGPPVPAGSRSKPALRTAYLPNPLSHPLVPHASVAAQLTRIVARKLNAPFGSAREELRLALERLPGAVTLPLLDAKPTALDPVTIATGLIASVSAQTPDLVLAESPFADLGPKAIKTLLNALDAEQQRLNYGLIYATGGLSPIARLGGRVLVLRAGKVVEEGSAERLMSGHAHAYTRRLFEALPRLVMENPRPRSLSRGQPLLQFHNVPFGSEPPPKNLYGEERPVRDGVTFEIRRGASLALIGEPQSGRHALLRLMLGVDPAPSGRVLFDAVDLNVLSEGMAARIRRRVAYISGRDDTLDPRMTLWDTVEEPLRAHLNISGELIAGYREAALKRVGLASHDGKLPVSVLSPFDKRRLAVARAFVGAPLLVVVDEPLTGLDAFAQNIMREVLIDFRATQGPAFLVLTSDFTIAQALAEDALVLEGGKIVEKGAIAHLVHSPKHDATKALIDAVSLSREAASV from the coding sequence ATGATGGAGCGCGGCCTCGTTCTGGAACTGCATGGGATCGGGCTTAGCCAAGGCGCCACGACCCACCTGGACCGCATTTCCTTGAGCCTTGCGGCGGGCGAGCGGCTGATCGTCTTGGGCGAAACCGGTTCGGGACGCGAAGCCCTGATGCGGGTGCTGGGCGGCTTTCCCGAGAAAGGCGACGTCATCACCGGCACCATCCGCTATGCCGGGGGCCCGCCCGTACCCGCGGGCAGCAGAAGCAAACCCGCGCTTCGAACCGCCTATCTGCCCAATCCGCTGAGCCATCCCTTGGTGCCCCATGCCAGTGTGGCGGCGCAGCTTACCCGCATCGTGGCGCGCAAGCTCAACGCCCCCTTCGGCAGCGCGCGCGAGGAGTTGCGCTTGGCGCTGGAGCGCCTGCCCGGCGCCGTGACCCTGCCGCTCCTCGACGCCAAGCCAACTGCGCTTGACCCGGTTACCATCGCCACCGGCCTGATCGCTTCGGTTTCGGCGCAAACCCCTGATCTGGTGCTGGCCGAATCTCCCTTCGCCGATCTCGGCCCCAAGGCCATCAAGACGCTGCTCAACGCGCTCGACGCCGAACAGCAGCGGCTCAATTACGGCCTTATCTATGCCACCGGGGGCCTCTCCCCAATTGCGCGGCTGGGCGGGCGCGTGCTGGTGCTGCGCGCCGGCAAGGTGGTGGAGGAAGGCAGCGCCGAGCGGCTGATGAGCGGCCATGCCCATGCCTATACACGGCGCCTGTTCGAGGCCCTGCCACGGCTGGTGATGGAAAATCCCCGGCCGCGCTCTTTAAGTCGGGGCCAGCCGCTGCTCCAATTCCACAACGTGCCGTTTGGCTCTGAACCGCCGCCTAAGAACCTCTATGGTGAAGAGCGGCCCGTGCGGGACGGGGTTACCTTTGAAATCCGCCGCGGCGCCTCTCTGGCGCTGATCGGCGAGCCACAATCCGGGCGGCACGCGCTGCTGCGCCTGATGCTGGGGGTCGATCCGGCGCCTTCGGGCCGGGTTCTCTTCGATGCCGTCGACCTTAACGTCCTCTCAGAAGGCATGGCCGCCCGCATCCGCCGCCGCGTCGCCTATATTTCCGGGCGGGACGACACGCTCGATCCGCGCATGACCCTGTGGGACACGGTGGAAGAGCCTTTGCGAGCCCATCTCAATATCTCCGGCGAGCTGATCGCGGGCTATCGTGAGGCTGCCTTGAAGCGGGTGGGGCTCGCCTCCCATGACGGCAAATTGCCGGTTTCGGTGCTTTCCCCCTTCGACAAGCGCCGCTTGGCTGTGGCGCGTGCCTTTGTCGGCGCTCCCCTTCTGGTGGTGGTGGATGAGCCTTTGACAGGGCTGGACGCCTTTGCCCAGAACATAATGCGCGAGGTTTTGATCGATTTTCGCGCCACCCAGGGCCCGGCTTTCCTGGTTTTGACCTCTGATTTCACCATCGCCCAAGCCTTGGCCGAGGACGCCCTGGTGCTGGAGGGCGGCAAGATCGTGGAAAAAGGCGCCATCGCCCATCTGGTACATTCCCCCAAACATGACGCCACAAAAGCGCTGATCGACGCCGTGAGCCTTTCGCGCGAGGCCGCTAGCGTTTAG